Proteins encoded together in one Porites lutea chromosome 2, jaPorLute2.1, whole genome shotgun sequence window:
- the LOC140928038 gene encoding uncharacterized protein yields MYVEDFAFSTDDNGIEFVTYEENPTKTRQGGLRKKRRVVQPKMFATGGQRCPVKLFKTFLERRPEEMRNSGPFYLALNERPKTQVWFKRQRMGVNSINSFMKNMASQADIQGKKLTNHSARKTLVKKLKAANQPRSAIIGVTGHTNERSLADYEEGDEKEQRLISSIISAECATAQSSRVRQPLERLDAVNTAVANTFLMNDERSATVNHFHGCQVTINYNIASKLGNADQQQ; encoded by the coding sequence ATGTACGTTgaagattttgccttcagtaccGACGACAATGGTATTGAATTCGTGACTTACGAAGAAAACCCCACGAAAACTCGCCAAGGTGGACTTCGCAAGAAACGAAGAGTCGTTCAACCCAAGATGTTTGCTACCGGTGGACAGAGATGCCCTGTAAAattattcaaaacatttttggaacgAAGACCCGAAGAAATGCGAAACAGTGGTCCATTCTATCTTGCCTTGAATGAACGACCAAAGACCCAAGTGTGGTTTAAGCGTCAAAGAATGGGCGTCAACAGCATTAATTCCTTTATGAAGAATATGGCAAGTCAAGCAGACATACAAGGCAAAAAGCTCACAAACCACAGTGCTCGCAAAACCTTGGTGAAGAAGCTGAAAGCTGCAAATCAACCGAGGTCAGCGATTATCGGCGTGACAGGCCATACCAATGAAAGGTCCCTTGCAGATTATGAAGAAGGCGATGAGAAAGAACAGCGACTCATTTCTTCAATCATCAGTGCAGAGTGTGCAACGGCACAATCCAGCAGAGTTCGTCAACCGCTTGAAAGATTAGATGCTGTAAACACAGCTGTGGCGAACACTTTCCTCATGAATGATGAAAGGTCGGCGACCGTTAACCATTTCCATGGCTGTCAAGTTACTATAAATTACAACATCGCAAGCAAGCTGGGAAACGCTGATCAGCAGCAGTAG